In Opisthocomus hoazin isolate bOpiHoa1 chromosome 3, bOpiHoa1.hap1, whole genome shotgun sequence, a genomic segment contains:
- the ALKAL1 gene encoding ALK and LTK ligand 1: MRGAKGRRALPAIVLLLLASAPPPPGAEGRDVPAAGAERGALLDLLLHALGDGGRPLPPRLPRRDRVISRRYSGGDPPPPDPRAIAIAAAAAAAPRPAPAAAAALPPPRLFAAAAARHGEIFPRDSSLKDKFIKHFTGPVTFSSECSKHFHRLYHNTRDCSTPAYYKRCARLLTRLAMSPLCTQS; the protein is encoded by the exons ATGCGAGGGGCGAAGGGACGCCGGGCGCTACCGGCCATcgtgctcctgctgctggcctcggccccgccgccgccgggcgccgaGGGCAGGGACGTGCCCGCCGCCGGGGCTGAGCGCGGAGCGCTCCTCGACCTCCTCCTCCACGCCCTGGGCGACGGCGgccgcccgctgccgccccgcctgCCGCGGCGGGACCGGGTGATCTCCCGGCGATACAGCGGCGGCGACCCCCCGCCGCCCGACCCCCGCGCCATCGCCatcgccgcagccgccgccgccgcaccccggccggccccggccgccgccgccgccctgcctCCCCCACGGCTcttcgccgccgccgccgcccgccacgGAG aaATTTTTCCAAGAGATTCCAGTCTAAAAGACAAATTCATAAAACATTTTACAG GGCCAGTCACATTTTCATCAGAGTGTAGCAAGCACTTTCATCGACTATATCACAACACAAGGGACTGCTCAACACCAGCCT ATTACAAAAGGTGTGCAAGGTTGCTAACAAGATTAGCAATGAGCCCTTTGTGTACACAGTCCTAG